One window of the Colletotrichum destructivum chromosome 4, complete sequence genome contains the following:
- a CDS encoding Putative co-chaperone protein p23 has translation MSATTLTPEVLWAQRSSTSDASKNFVYVTITVPDVPASNLKLDLKPTGLSFSGHSDSLKRSYAVDLEFYAEIDPAESKIIHTGKNVELKLQKKELKEEYWPRLLKEAKKVHFLKTDFDKWVDEDEQDEATEEDFSQFGGMGGMPGMGGAGGDFGGIDFSKLGGGGGPDLGDLEDEEGEDDDDMPALEGEDDGKDDGKAAAAVADAKAAEK, from the exons ATGTCTGCCACCACGTTAACTCCCGAAG TCCTCTGGGCTCAGCGCTCCAGCACATCTGACGCCTCCAAGAACTTTGTCTACGTGACAATCACAGTCCCCGATGTGCCCGCTTCCAACCTCAAGCTTGACCTCAAGCCCACCGGCCTGTCTTTCAGCGGCCACTCCGACAGCCTGAAGCGCTCGTATGCTGTAGACCTTGAGTTCTACGCCGAGATCGACCCTGCCGAGAGCAAAATCATTCACACCGGCAAGAACGTCGAGCTCAAGCTCCAAaagaaggagctcaaggaAGAGTACTGGCCCCGCCTGctcaaggaggccaagaaagTCCACTTCCTTAAGACCGACTTCGACAAGtgggtcgacgaggacgagcaggacgaggcAACCGAGGAGGACTTCTCTCAGTTCGGCGGCATGG GTGGCATGCCCGGCATGGGAGGTGCTGGCGGCGACTTCGGTGGCATCGACTTCTCCAAgcttggtggcggcggtggacCCGACTTGGGAGAtctggaagacgaagagggcgaggacgatgacgacatGCCGGCTCTGGAGGGtgaggacgacggcaaggatgacggcaaggccgccgctgccgtcgccgacgccaaggcTGCTGAGAAATAA
- a CDS encoding Putative NTF2-like domain superfamily, SnoaL-like domain-containing protein encodes MAEKIYISSETAETIRRKKSQYCRFADGLEWDRFDTIMLPTLTFEAIEPDGTVLVQNGVPYRWESREAWVAHFSEKFKVLQTMHLVDPGDLEQVAEDEVKAVFGVIWHAGTRGTEAGLHSTGGGHYYETWKKVDGDWYMASCSMKRLYSKVQGV; translated from the coding sequence ATGGCCGAAAAGATCTACATCTCTTCCGAAACGGCGGAGACCATCCGCCGCAAAAAGTCCCAATACTGCcgcttcgccgacggccttgaaTGGGACCGCTTCGACACCATCATGCTGCCCACCCTCACCTTTGAGGCCATCGAGCCGGACGGTACCGTGCTCGTCCAGAACGGCGTGCCGTACCGCTGGGAGTCGCGCGAGGCCTGGGTCGCGCACTTCAGCGAAAAGTTCAAGGTCCTGCAGACGAtgcacctcgtcgacccgggcgacctcgagcaggtggccgaggacgaggtcaaggccgtgTTCGGGGTGATCTGGCACGCGGGCACGCGGGGCACCGAGGCCGGGTTGCATTCGACAGGCGGGGGGCACTATTACGAGACGTGGAAAAAGGTTGACGGGGATTGGTACATGGCAAGTTGCTCGATGAAGAGGCTGTACTCGAAGGTCCAGGGGGTTTGA
- a CDS encoding Putative Snf7 family protein, whose amino-acid sequence METLRALFVKPDPQQQLRKCNALIRSNIRKLDRDINQVRQVEAKTKNLILQADKRAQRDPTRQKQAQKEARDFARELIRARKTSNRLVTSKAQLNSVQMQVNEAFAVRKIEGSIRASVGVMKDVNRLIRLPELAGTMQELSVELMKAGIIEEMVGESLPEDMDEFEEEEAEGEVDKVLGEILKDRMPKEQMPAVPVHQEPKPVEAEEEEEDAEAMMDQMRNRLEALRS is encoded by the exons ATGGAGACGCTCAGAGCGTTGTTCGTCAAGCCTGACCCGCAGCAGCAG CTGCGGAAATGCAACGCCCTCATCCGTTCCAACATTCGTAAATTGGACCGTGACATAAACCAAGTCAGACAAGTGGAAGCCAAGACGAAGAACCTTATCCTTCAGGCCGATAAGCGGGCGCAGCGGGACCCTACGAGGCAGAAGCAAGCACAGAAGGAGGCCCGCGACTTCGCGCGCGAGCTCATCCGAGCACGGAAGACCAGCAACCGGCTCGTCACGTCCAAGGCGCAGCTCAACAGCGTACAGATGCAGGTTAACGAGGCTTTCGCCGTGCGCAAGATCGAGGGCAGCATCCGCGCAAGCGTCGGCGTGATGAAGGACGTCAATCGCCTGATCCGACTGCCTGAGCTGGCTGGAACGATGCAGGAGCTGAGCGTGGAGTTGATGAAAGCCGGCATCATCGAGGAGATGGTCGGCGAGAGCCTGCCCGAGGATATGGACGagtttgaggaggaggaggctgagggcgaggtcgacaaggTCCTCGGTGAGATCCTCAAGGATCGTATGCCCAAGGAGCAGATGCCCGCGGTGCCGGTCCACCAGGAGCCCAAAccggtcgaggccgaggaggaagaggaagacgccgaggccatgatggACCAGATGCGCAACAGgctcgaggccctgcgcaGCTGA
- a CDS encoding Putative isochorismatase: MKFSLTLAVSALFAAANADAVPWERLNKNDSMLLVVDMQEGLFNLARDFDPTLYRNSMLAHSSLAKVFDLPVVLTTSAETGPNGPLPQEILDMHPTAPLIKRNGEVDAWDNSDFRDAVRAANKSQIILAGITTDVCTTFLALSLRAEGYSVWANVEASGTTTELIRDVSNDRMAAAGVQVVSLFSISLDLMRDWRNTPGALELFSWLDEYYPAYGYLARGHRAAVTNGTVSPGQETLPL; this comes from the exons ATGAAGTTCTCTCTGAccctcgccgtctcggcgcTCTTCGCCGCTGCCAACGCTGATG CCGTCCCCTGGGAGAGGCTCAACAAGAACGACTCCatgctcctcgtcgtcgacatgcAGGAGGGTCTCTTCAACCTCGCCCGCGACTTCGACCCCACCCTTTACCGCAACTCGATGCTCGCCCACTCCTCGCTGGCCAAGGTCTTTGACCTCCCCGTCGTCCTGACCACTTCTGCTGAGACTG GCCCCAACGGTCCCCTTCCCCAGGAGATCCTCGACATGCACCCGACCGCGCCCCTGATCAAGcgcaacggcgaggtcgacgcgTGGGACAACTCGGACTTCCGCGAtgccgtccgcgccgccaaCAAGTCGCAGATCATCCTCGCCGGTATCACCACGGACGTCTGCACCaccttcctcgccctctccctccgcGCCGAGGGCTACTCCGTCTGggccaacgtcgaggcctCGGGCACCACGACCGAGCTCATCCGCGACGTCTCCAACGACcgcatggccgccgccggcgtccaggtcgtctccctcttctccatctccctcgACCTCATGCGCGACTGGCGCAACACccccggcgccctcgagctcTTCTCCTGGCTCGACGAGTACTACCCCGCCTACGGCTACCTCGCCCGCGGccaccgcgccgccgtcaccaacggcaccgtcagCCCGGGCCAGGAGACCCTGCCTCTGTAA
- a CDS encoding Putative RNA recognition motif domain, nucleotide-binding alpha-beta plait domain superfamily, which yields MSGKLDQSLDEILSTQRRSAGGPGRRSQRRSTGGRPAAAAPVGGVQKTSKPARAAANKPNAAKPAPGTGDSKVIVSNLPKDVNEQQIKEYFITSVGPIKRVEISYGPNSVSRGIANITFREPDGASKAFQKLNGLLVDNRPIKIEIVVGASQAANVIPPTKKSLAERTTQPKAQPKSAANDKRNNANANKGAAAAPGARGKKPQRRVRTTRPTKKTAEELDSEMADYFESSANPAGENAAAPAAAPAATGGDAPMEDEIM from the exons ATGTCTGGCAAGCTCGACCAGTCTCTTGACGAGATTCTCTCGACTCAGCGCCGCTCTGCCGGCGGACCCGGTCGCCGCTCCCAGCGACGATCCACTGGTGGTCGtcccgcagccgcagcccCGGTTGGCGGTGTTCAGAAGACATCGAAGCCTGCGCGTGCGGCCGCAAACAAGCCCAACGCTGCCAAGCCCGCGCCAGGCACTGGTGACAGCAAGGTCATCGTGAGCAACTTG CCCAAGGATGTCAACGAGCAACAGATCAAG GAGTACTTCATCACATCAGTTGGACCTATCAAAAGAGTGGAAATCTCCTACGGACCCAACTCTGTCAGTCGCGGCATTGCCAACATTACCTTCCGCGAGCCTGATGGCGCTAGCAAGGCCTTTCAGAAGCTGAACGGTCTTCTCGTCGATAACCGCCCCATCAAA ATCGAGATTGTCGTTGGTGCTTCCCAAGCAGCTAACGTCATCCCCCCCACTAAGAAGTCGCTTGCCGAGCGCACTAC TCAGCCTAAAGCCCAGCCCAAGTCTGCGGCCAACGACAAGCGCAACAACGCCAATGCCAACAAGggtgccgctgctgctcccgGCGCTCGTGGCAAGAAGCCCCAGCGCCGCGTACGCACCACTCGCCCTACGAAGAAGACCGCAGAGGAGTTGGACTCGGAGATGGCTGACTACTTCGAGTCGAGCGCCAACCCCGCTGGCGAGAATGCTGCCGCCCCTGCTGCGGCTCCTGCCGCCACTGGCGGTGATGCCCCTATGGAGGACGAGATTATGTAA
- a CDS encoding Putative chloramphenicol acetyltransferase-like domain superfamily, with product MPKEEIYNLRPYGWENDPEVERFRLSTLDYLTVLSYNHYAIFFRLDDSAKPRAVEVLKTGLERTLAQTRHLNGRIEKDPWGGYSFTKKKDGTVRFVVQWLDDPEDADKYPSFDDIEKAHYTTLALGDLRLWAVEPMTYGEKPEVELEQSPITSAFKANFVRGGLVFSLHSHHYAADVMGWAGFVHQLAENCYAFANGTAYPAWDPACSDLSRLLKEEPPEEEKVEGPPAPDKHPDHMDASSYLFHLPKSKAARLKELAKPEDGTWVSTYDAFTAFVWRHVTRLRAPIFKPAPDSKLIWSEAIDMRPRMHSPKPPARIQQNVMFVALSTTASIQQPTVSELISEWPFWKVARYVRQMTDSVTQENLDETLKMVAKIRVKSSLSTRVDSRPPMSIGQSDHRSADIVSADFGFAKPATYRYLMSHVSNNGVLVYPSRDPSAESDEGPEIVVMYEKALAQTLIDDPIWNEFFEYRGIYA from the coding sequence ATGCCTAAAGAAGAAATCTACAACCTTCGCCCATATGGATGGGAGAACGATCCGGAAGTGGAAAGATTCAGGCTCTCTACTCTCGACTATCTCACAGTCCTGTCATATAATCACTacgccatcttcttccggCTCGATGATTCCGCGAAGCCCAgagccgtcgaggtcctcaagACAGGTCTCGAGAGGACTCTCGCGCAAACTCGACACTTGAACGGACGTATCGAGAAAGACCCCTGGGGCGGCTACTCTTtcaccaagaagaaggacggcacCGTCCGCTTCGTCGTCCAGTGGCTGGACGACCCTGAGGATGCAGACAAGTATCCGTCCTTTGACGACATCGAGAAAGCCCATTACACCACCCTCGCGCTGGGTGACCTCAGACTCTGGGCCGTTGAGCCCATGACCTACGGCGAGAAGCCCGAAGTCGAGTTGGAGCAGAGCCCCATCACTTCGGCCTTCAAGGCGAACTTTGTTCGTGGTGGTCTCGTCTTCAGCCTCCACAGTCACCATTATGCGGCCGACGTCATGGGCTGGGCCGGCTTTGTCCaccagctggccgagaacTGCTACGCGTTCGCCAACGGGACCGCTTATCCAGCATGGGACCCGGCCTGCAGCGATCTCTCCCGGCTCCTCAAAGAAGAGCCcccggaggaggagaaggtggAAGGCCCCCCAGCACCCGACAAACATCCCGATCATATGGACGCGTCCTCCTATCTCTTCCACCTCCCAAAGAGCAAAGCCGCACGTCTGAAGGAGCTGGCGAAGCCCGAAGACGGCACCTGGGTTTCGACTTACGACGCCTTCACTGCCTTCGTCTGGCGACACGTAACCCGCCTCCGGGCCCCAATCTtcaagccggcgccggactCCAAACTCATCTGGTCCGAGGCCATCGATATGCGCCCGCGGATGCACAGCCCGAAACCGCCCGCGCGCATCCAGCAAAACGTCATGTTTGTCGCTCTGTCTACGACGGCGTCCATCCAGCAGCCCACGGTGTCTGAGCTGATCTCGGAGTGGCCTTTCTGGAAAGTGGCCCGCTACGTTCGCCAGATGACGGACAGCGTCACGCAGGAGAATCTCGACGAGACGCTGAAGATGGTGGCGAAGATCCGCGTAAAGTCCAGCCTCAGCACCCGCGTCGACTCGCGCCCGCCCATGTCGATTGGGCAGTCGGACCATCGCAGCGCGGATATCGTCTCAGCCGACTTTGGCTTCGCGAAGCCTGCCACGTACCGGTACTTGATGAGCCACGTCTCGAAcaacggcgtcctcgtctaCCCCTCGCGAGACCCTTCGGCTGAATCGGACGAAGGCCCGGAGATTGTCGTCATGTATGAGAAGGCTCTGGCTCAGACGCTTATTGACGACCCCATTTGGAATGAGTTCTTTGAGTACAGAGGGATATATGCCTGA